The Hyphomicrobium sp. MC1 genome window below encodes:
- a CDS encoding class I SAM-dependent methyltransferase, translated as MSDLKVRRGKNLVYQGDAVVTGVVTTSILVVVSATLVNQWSAIDTIISDPAGLGSEVGRFVEEWERVNKLDPNYQLKVADLRSFLSDLSFWLDQVDLAIEGEPGAGNAMLDAERFEEIKAPVMPRITELFLELEKACRQLEADEVENHKQLAQRDLLPLMMASPFFNRVYSKPLGYAGDYEMVNMMFRKERGGKTTYGQIINDWLLNGGPPEAHRNRIYMLEKMLSKAAEDAVAANKEVRVLNVGCGPVQELQLFFANNKEAKRFSFDLLDFNAETLAYAQNQIEAITDSQDDPPKVTYILKTVQELLRQAIELPEAAKTYDIIYCAGLFDYLSDRVCTKLVRLFYQWCEPGGRVIVTNVHSSNPVKGLMEHVMEWHLVLRDEADMERLAPDLGPLKIYTDDTGINVFLEIDKPLV; from the coding sequence TTGAGCGACCTTAAGGTGCGCCGCGGCAAGAACCTGGTCTACCAGGGAGACGCCGTCGTAACGGGGGTCGTTACAACGAGCATCTTGGTGGTTGTCTCAGCAACGCTGGTCAATCAATGGTCGGCAATCGACACTATCATCTCCGACCCCGCCGGGCTCGGATCGGAAGTCGGGCGCTTTGTCGAAGAATGGGAACGAGTCAACAAGCTCGATCCGAACTACCAGCTGAAAGTCGCCGATCTCCGGTCTTTTCTGAGCGACCTGAGCTTCTGGCTCGACCAGGTCGACCTGGCCATCGAAGGCGAACCCGGCGCAGGCAATGCGATGCTCGATGCCGAACGCTTTGAGGAAATCAAGGCGCCAGTGATGCCGCGTATCACCGAGCTCTTCCTTGAGCTTGAAAAGGCCTGCCGACAGCTCGAAGCCGACGAAGTCGAAAACCACAAACAGCTCGCCCAGCGCGATCTTCTGCCGTTGATGATGGCTTCGCCCTTCTTCAATCGCGTCTATTCGAAGCCGCTTGGCTATGCGGGCGACTACGAAATGGTCAACATGATGTTCCGCAAGGAGCGCGGCGGCAAGACGACGTACGGCCAGATCATCAACGATTGGCTGCTCAACGGCGGCCCGCCGGAAGCCCATCGCAACCGCATCTATATGCTCGAAAAGATGCTGTCGAAGGCCGCCGAGGACGCGGTAGCCGCCAACAAAGAAGTGCGTGTCCTCAATGTCGGCTGCGGTCCCGTTCAGGAACTCCAGCTGTTCTTTGCCAACAACAAGGAAGCCAAGCGTTTCTCGTTCGACTTGCTCGACTTCAATGCCGAGACGCTTGCCTATGCCCAAAATCAGATCGAGGCGATCACCGACAGTCAGGACGATCCGCCGAAGGTCACTTACATCCTCAAGACCGTGCAGGAGCTTCTTCGGCAGGCCATCGAGCTGCCCGAAGCTGCCAAAACCTATGACATCATCTACTGCGCCGGCCTCTTTGATTACCTTTCCGATCGCGTCTGCACCAAATTGGTACGCCTCTTCTACCAGTGGTGCGAACCCGGCGGCCGGGTGATTGTCACAAATGTGCATTCGTCAAACCCTGTGAAAGGATTGATGGAGCACGTCATGGAATGGCACTTGGTTCTGCGCGACGAAGCAGACATGGAAAGACTTGCACCGGATCTCGGTCCGCTAAAGATTTATACAGACGACACGGGTATCAACGTATTCCTGGAGATCGACAAACCACTCGTCTGA
- a CDS encoding response regulator — protein MSNRSETSDKQNPTILFVDDEPLSLKYFKASVGKYANVRTASSPDAAMEILESEGDEISVVVSDERMPRDSGVSFLSDVRKSWPSTIRVLTSAYANIDNLQHAINDAAIYRFVPKPWNLDELCAAMQDALSVERSASKLAEPVVGPISTGDASEANLALLSILAGGLDAPLKSLHSEAQHLAHLAGQGSLEAPQNTNAYLESWSARLRQSKIAACSGQILQDVEQCRSMANSIGRLARGLVQASAGQSSSMADTLHEVIEQNVRGPAKGLSLATSGDFTYRMPREIMKFILANLLRNSGANGRQSTPSAEIELFCGAAHNEVRLSVPAKDVPGTLEDHQTWRTIRSALWAFGGELLTSSDENLCKSTFTVCLPKEA, from the coding sequence ATGTCAAACCGCTCAGAGACGAGCGACAAGCAGAACCCCACAATTCTCTTTGTCGACGACGAACCCTTATCGCTGAAATACTTCAAGGCGTCGGTCGGCAAATATGCGAACGTCCGAACGGCCAGCAGTCCCGATGCGGCTATGGAAATTCTCGAGTCCGAGGGCGACGAGATTTCCGTCGTCGTCAGCGACGAACGCATGCCGCGCGACAGCGGCGTTTCTTTTCTCAGCGATGTCCGCAAGTCCTGGCCGTCAACCATCCGCGTACTGACGAGCGCTTACGCCAACATCGACAATCTGCAGCACGCCATCAACGATGCAGCGATCTACCGCTTCGTGCCGAAACCCTGGAACCTCGATGAGCTTTGCGCGGCAATGCAGGACGCGCTGAGCGTCGAACGTTCGGCATCCAAGCTTGCAGAACCCGTCGTCGGCCCGATCTCAACCGGCGATGCCAGCGAAGCTAATCTCGCACTGCTGTCCATTCTTGCCGGTGGTTTGGACGCACCTTTGAAATCCCTTCACAGCGAGGCCCAGCACTTGGCCCATCTCGCTGGACAAGGATCGCTGGAAGCGCCGCAGAATACGAATGCGTACCTCGAATCTTGGTCGGCGCGCCTGCGTCAGTCCAAAATCGCAGCATGCTCGGGGCAAATTTTGCAAGACGTGGAGCAATGCAGGTCCATGGCCAATTCGATCGGCAGACTCGCCCGCGGCCTCGTCCAAGCCTCGGCTGGCCAGTCCTCCTCCATGGCGGATACGCTGCACGAAGTGATCGAGCAAAATGTAAGAGGGCCCGCCAAAGGCCTCTCGCTCGCTACCTCCGGCGATTTCACCTATCGGATGCCGCGCGAGATTATGAAATTCATCCTCGCCAACCTGCTGCGAAACAGCGGCGCCAACGGCCGCCAGTCGACGCCATCGGCTGAGATCGAACTCTTTTGCGGTGCCGCACACAACGAAGTGCGGCTCAGCGTGCCGGCCAAGGATGTGCCTGGCACTCTGGAGGATCATCAGACGTGGCGGACGATCCGCAGCGCCCTTTGGGCCTTCGGCGGCGAGCTGCTGACTTCCAGCGATGAAAATTTGTGCAAATCAACGTTCACGGTGTGCCTCCCTAAGGAGGCGTAG